A window from Cryptomeria japonica chromosome 1, Sugi_1.0, whole genome shotgun sequence encodes these proteins:
- the LOC131028591 gene encoding extensin-2-like, which translates to MVVRTAQHLDTMAFLIALALSMVALASAEYEQYSSPPPVYYYKSPPPPSPSPPPPYYYKSPPPPSPSPPPPYYYKSPPPSSPSPPPPYYYKSPPPPSPSPPPPYYYKSPPPPSPSPPPPYYYKSPPPPSPSPPPPYYYNSPPPPSPSPPPPYYYKSPPPPSPSPPPPYYYKSPPPPSPSPPPPYYYKSPPPPSPSPPPPYYYKSPPPPSPSPPPPYYYKSPPPPSPSPPPPYYYKSPPPSSPSPPPPYYYKSPPPPSPSPPPSYYYKSPPPPSPSPPPPYYYKSAPPPSPSPPPPYYYKSPPPPSPSPPPPYYYKSPPPPSPSPPPPYYYKSPPPPSPSPPPPYYYKSPPPPSPSPPPPYYYKSPPPPPPIY; encoded by the coding sequence ATGGTTGTTCGAACGGCACAACATTTGGATACAATGGCATTTTTAATTGCTTTAGCGCTCTCTATGGTAGCGTTGGCTTCAGCTGAATACGAGCAATATTCATCTCCTCCACCTGTATATTATTACAAATCTCCCCCCCCACCATCTCCTTCACCTCCTCCTCCATACTACTACAAatctccacctccaccatctccatccccTCCGCCTCCTTATTACTACAAGTCCCCTCCACCTTCCTCTCCTTCACCTCCTCCTCCATATTATTACAAGtcccctccacctccatctccatctcctcctccaccataCTACTATAAgtctccacctccaccatctccttcaCCTCCACCACCATACTACTATAAatctccaccaccaccatccccatctcctcctcctccatattACTATaactcacctcctcctccatccccctctcctcctcctccatacTATTACAAGtccccacctccaccatctccttcaCCTCCTCCACCTTATTACTATaaatccccaccaccaccatctccatctcctcctcctccatattACTACAAGTCTCCACCACCACCTtccccatctcctcctccaccataCTACTATAaatctccaccaccaccatctccatctcctcctcctccatactACTACAAGTCTCCTCCACCACCATCACCCTCTCCACCACCCCCGTACTACTATAAGTCCCCTCCACCGTCTTCCCCATCTCCTCCccctccatactattataaatccccaccaccaccatctccatctcctcctccttcaTACTACTACAAGTCtcctccaccaccatctccctccccACCACCTCCATACTACTACAAATCtgcaccaccaccatctccctcaccTCCTCCTCCATATTATTACAAATCCCCTCCACCACCATCCCCTTCACCTCCACCACCATATTATTATAAATctcccccacctccatctccatcacctcctcccCCATACTACTACAAATCTCCACCCCCACCATCTCCTTCTCCACCTCCTCCTTATTACTACAAATCTCCTCCACCACCTtctccatcaccaccaccaccatacTACTATAAAtctcccccacctccacctcccATATATTGA